A stretch of the Thermus thermophilus genome encodes the following:
- a CDS encoding PIG-L deacetylase family protein, producing MRRLRPWQWLVLLLVLYLGVAEAARLWLGLLWAERLMVLAAALGVWAFINGHFLFAGYHALVASARVRRLPLLPPPLSGERLLVLAPHPDDEVLAAGGLMGRVAREGGEVRVVYLTSGDAFDLAAGSPLPSPEALRRLALRRMVEARRGLEALGLPRESALFLGFPDQGLYPLFTTHYYLPYESPYTGLKAVAYPGCHRPGLPYTGKALEALLVEVLRSFKPTRILLPSPLDAHRDHQATAYFGMRAAALLGLEDRLLYYIVHGGYQYPLPKGLHPRLPLYPPPRGRRLPWQRFPLSEEEVRRKERAVRAHKSQMRLLSRFLLAFVRENELYSPLPVPAREALAAEEEGWAVLPERGEVF from the coding sequence ATGCGTCGGCTTAGGCCCTGGCAGTGGCTCGTCCTCCTCCTCGTCCTCTACCTGGGGGTGGCGGAGGCGGCGCGCCTGTGGCTGGGCCTCCTCTGGGCGGAACGCCTCATGGTCCTGGCGGCGGCCCTCGGGGTTTGGGCCTTCATCAACGGCCACTTCCTCTTCGCCGGCTACCACGCCCTCGTGGCCTCGGCCCGGGTCCGGCGCCTCCCCCTTCTGCCCCCGCCCCTTTCGGGCGAGCGCCTCCTCGTGCTCGCCCCCCACCCCGACGACGAGGTGCTGGCCGCGGGGGGGCTCATGGGGCGGGTGGCGCGGGAAGGGGGGGAGGTGAGGGTGGTCTACCTCACCTCGGGGGACGCCTTTGACCTGGCGGCGGGAAGCCCGCTTCCTTCCCCTGAGGCCCTGCGCCGCCTGGCCCTGAGGCGGATGGTGGAGGCCAGGCGGGGCCTCGAGGCCCTGGGCCTTCCCCGGGAAAGCGCCCTCTTTCTGGGCTTTCCCGACCAGGGCCTCTACCCCCTCTTCACCACCCACTACTACCTGCCCTACGAGAGCCCCTACACGGGGCTTAAGGCGGTGGCCTACCCGGGGTGCCACCGCCCGGGCCTCCCCTACACGGGGAAGGCCCTGGAGGCCCTCTTGGTGGAGGTCCTCCGGTCTTTCAAGCCCACCCGGATCCTCCTGCCAAGCCCCCTGGACGCCCACCGGGACCACCAGGCCACGGCCTACTTCGGCATGCGGGCGGCGGCCCTTCTCGGCCTGGAAGACCGCCTCCTCTACTACATCGTCCACGGGGGGTACCAGTACCCCCTGCCCAAGGGCCTCCACCCTAGGCTTCCCCTCTACCCGCCCCCTCGAGGCCGGAGGCTTCCCTGGCAGCGCTTTCCCTTGAGCGAGGAGGAGGTGCGCAGGAAGGAGCGGGCCGTCCGGGCCCACAAAAGCCAGATGCGCCTCCTCTCCCGCTTCCTCCTCGCCTTCGTTCGGGAGAACGAGCTTTATAGCCCCCTCCCCGTCCCCGCCCGGGAGGCCCTAGCCGCGGAGGAGGAGGGGTGGGCCGTCCTCCCTGAGCGGGGGGAGGTCTTCTAG
- a CDS encoding GNAT family N-acetyltransferase: protein MAQVRKAHPKDLAAIARLSHQTLLLGREGPKVFPSETLWGALFVAPYLEAGCCNLVAEEEGRVVGYILGACADRPLALAFAKRLLWALPRLLLGRFGPPLPHLRYLLRLLRYPGPKAPKDRYPAHLHIAVDPEAQGHGVGKALLAAFLKCLREKGVPGVQLATTRANRAARGLYRAMGFWVYAKRASPFWAPYLGRPLIHEVWVRDLE from the coding sequence GTGGCCCAGGTGCGGAAGGCCCACCCCAAAGACCTGGCGGCCATCGCCCGCCTCTCCCACCAGACCCTCCTCCTCGGCAGGGAAGGCCCAAAGGTCTTCCCCAGCGAGACCCTCTGGGGAGCCCTCTTCGTGGCCCCCTACCTGGAGGCCGGCTGCTGCAACCTGGTGGCCGAGGAGGAAGGCCGGGTGGTGGGCTACATCCTCGGGGCCTGCGCCGACCGGCCCCTCGCCCTCGCCTTCGCCAAGCGCCTGCTTTGGGCCCTTCCCCGCCTCCTCCTCGGGCGGTTCGGCCCTCCCCTTCCCCACCTCCGCTACCTCCTCCGCCTCCTCCGCTATCCGGGGCCCAAGGCCCCCAAGGACCGCTACCCGGCCCACCTGCACATCGCCGTGGACCCCGAGGCCCAGGGCCACGGGGTGGGCAAGGCCCTCCTCGCCGCCTTCCTCAAGTGCCTGCGGGAAAAGGGGGTACCGGGGGTACAGCTCGCCACCACCCGGGCCAACCGCGCCGCCCGGGGCCTCTACCGGGCCATGGGGTTTTGGGTGTACGCCAAGCGGGCGAGCCCCTTCTGGGCCCCCTACCTGGGCCGGCCCCTGATCCACGAGGTCTGGGTGCGGGACCTGGAGTAG
- a CDS encoding acyl-CoA dehydrogenase family protein: protein MVDFYALEDLLTPEEKEVQKAARRFLEKEALPYIRDWWEEGVFPTHLIPRFAELGFLGPTLPPEYGGAGVSSAAYGLIAYELERVDSGLRSFVSVQSSLVMYPIYAYGSEEQKREFLPRLARGEMVGCFGLTEPDGGSDPYGNMKTRARREGDTWVLNGTKMWITNGNLAHIALIWAKDEEGRVLGFIVPTDTKGFQAREVKRKMSLRASVTSELVLEDVRVPESLRLPKAEGLKAPLSCLTQARFGIAWGAMGALEAVYTEAVEFAKSRATFGEPLAKKQLVQAKLAEMLAWHTEGLLLAWRLARLKDEGKLTPAQVSLAKRQNVWKALQAARMARDILGGSGITLEYHAIRHMLNLETVYTYEGTHDVHTLVLGREITGLNAF from the coding sequence ATGGTGGACTTCTACGCCCTGGAGGACCTCCTCACCCCGGAGGAGAAGGAGGTCCAGAAGGCCGCCCGCCGCTTTCTGGAAAAGGAGGCCCTGCCTTACATCCGCGACTGGTGGGAGGAAGGGGTCTTCCCCACCCACCTCATCCCCAGGTTCGCCGAGCTCGGCTTCCTAGGCCCCACCCTCCCCCCCGAGTACGGGGGGGCGGGGGTGAGCAGCGCCGCCTACGGCCTCATCGCCTACGAGCTGGAGCGGGTGGACTCGGGGCTCAGGAGCTTCGTGAGCGTGCAAAGCTCCCTGGTCATGTACCCCATCTACGCCTACGGGAGCGAGGAGCAAAAGCGGGAGTTCCTCCCGAGGCTCGCCCGCGGGGAGATGGTGGGCTGCTTCGGCCTCACCGAGCCCGACGGGGGCTCGGACCCCTACGGCAACATGAAGACCCGGGCCAGGCGCGAGGGGGACACCTGGGTCCTGAACGGCACCAAGATGTGGATCACCAACGGCAACCTGGCCCACATCGCCCTCATCTGGGCCAAGGACGAGGAGGGCAGGGTTCTGGGCTTTATCGTCCCCACCGACACCAAGGGCTTCCAGGCCCGGGAGGTGAAGCGCAAGATGTCCCTCCGCGCCTCGGTGACGAGCGAGCTCGTCCTGGAAGACGTCCGGGTGCCCGAGTCCCTGCGCCTCCCCAAGGCGGAAGGCCTGAAGGCGCCCCTTTCCTGCCTCACCCAGGCCCGCTTCGGCATCGCCTGGGGGGCCATGGGGGCCCTCGAGGCCGTCTACACCGAGGCCGTGGAGTTCGCCAAAAGCCGCGCCACCTTCGGCGAGCCCCTCGCCAAGAAGCAGCTCGTCCAGGCCAAGCTCGCCGAGATGCTCGCCTGGCACACGGAGGGCCTCCTCCTCGCCTGGCGGCTCGCCCGGCTCAAGGACGAAGGGAAGCTCACCCCCGCCCAGGTCTCCCTGGCCAAAAGGCAGAACGTCTGGAAGGCCCTCCAGGCCGCCCGCATGGCCCGGGACATCCTGGGAGGGAGCGGCATCACCCTGGAGTACCACGCCATCCGCCACATGCTGAACCTGGAAACGGTCTACACCTACGAGGGCACCCACGACGTCCACACCCTGGTCTTGGGCCGGGAGATCACCGGCCTGAACGCCTTCTAA
- the holA gene encoding DNA polymerase III subunit delta encodes MVIAFTGDPFLAREALLEEARLRGLSRFTEPTPEALAQALAPGLFGGGGAMLDLREVGEAEWKALKPLLEGVPEGVPVLLLDPKPSPSRAAFYRNRERRDFPTPKGKDLVRHIEHRAKRLGLRLPGGVVQYLASLEGDLEALERELEKLALLSPPLTLEKVEKVVALRPPLTGFDLVRAVLEKNPKEALLRLRRLKEEGEEPLRLLGALSWQFALLARAFLLLRENPRPKEEDLARLEAHPYAAKKALEAARRLGEAALKEALDTLMEAEKRAKGGKDPWLALEAAVLRLAR; translated from the coding sequence ATGGTCATCGCCTTCACCGGCGACCCCTTTCTGGCGCGGGAGGCCCTCCTCGAGGAGGCGCGGCTTAGGGGGCTTTCCCGCTTCACCGAGCCCACCCCGGAGGCCCTGGCCCAGGCCCTCGCCCCGGGGCTTTTCGGGGGCGGGGGGGCGATGCTGGACCTGAGGGAGGTGGGGGAGGCGGAGTGGAAGGCCCTAAAGCCCCTCCTGGAGGGCGTGCCCGAGGGCGTTCCCGTCCTCCTCCTGGACCCCAAGCCGAGCCCCTCCCGGGCGGCCTTCTACCGGAACCGGGAAAGGCGGGACTTCCCCACCCCCAAGGGGAAAGACCTCGTAAGGCACATAGAACACCGGGCCAAGCGCCTGGGGCTCAGGCTCCCGGGCGGGGTGGTCCAGTACCTGGCCTCCCTGGAGGGGGACCTCGAGGCCCTGGAGCGGGAGCTGGAGAAGCTTGCCCTCCTCTCCCCTCCCCTCACCCTGGAGAAGGTGGAGAAGGTGGTGGCCCTGAGGCCCCCCCTCACGGGCTTTGACCTGGTGCGCGCCGTCCTGGAGAAGAACCCCAAGGAGGCCCTCCTGCGCCTCAGGCGCCTCAAGGAGGAGGGGGAGGAGCCGCTAAGGCTTCTCGGGGCCCTCTCCTGGCAGTTCGCCCTCCTCGCCCGGGCCTTCCTCCTCCTCCGGGAAAACCCCCGGCCCAAGGAGGAGGACCTCGCCCGCCTCGAGGCCCACCCCTACGCCGCCAAAAAGGCCCTGGAGGCGGCGAGGCGCCTTGGGGAAGCGGCCCTCAAGGAAGCCCTGGACACCCTCATGGAGGCGGAAAAGCGGGCCAAGGGGGGGAAGGACCCGTGGCTCGCCCTGGAGGCGGCGGTCCTCCGCCTCGCCCGTTGA
- a CDS encoding metallopeptidase TldD-related protein has protein sequence MKSVLMGGYLEREVRVALKSTQGAEGSFRTGFAALMGSFVMAQGKSVKQGWDFKAGKEFHALEPGRTALEFREKTARLLEAKPLKTGRYRAYLEPEAMAMLLSVLAEAFSGKNALEGKSRLLGRLGERIASPLVTLVDDPTLEKGLLSRPFDAEGTPTERTVVVEKGVFKTFLHNLETARALGQRNTGHAARSYRETLEVAPTNLYLEPVGNLRLTDGVVVTEFMGLHAGANPVTLDFSLQALGLWVEEGEVRHAVENFAVSGNLLELLQGVEAVGDDLDWLLLDAAYGSPTVAVAELSFAGA, from the coding sequence GTGAAAAGCGTCCTCATGGGGGGCTACCTGGAGCGGGAGGTCCGGGTGGCCCTCAAAAGCACCCAAGGGGCGGAAGGAAGCTTCCGCACGGGCTTCGCCGCCCTCATGGGAAGCTTCGTCATGGCCCAGGGGAAAAGCGTCAAGCAGGGGTGGGACTTCAAGGCGGGCAAGGAGTTCCACGCCCTGGAGCCGGGGCGCACCGCCCTCGAGTTCCGGGAGAAGACGGCGAGGCTCCTTGAGGCCAAGCCCCTGAAGACGGGCCGCTACCGGGCCTACCTGGAGCCTGAGGCCATGGCCATGCTCCTTTCCGTCCTCGCCGAGGCCTTTTCCGGCAAGAACGCCCTGGAGGGGAAAAGCCGCCTCCTGGGGAGGCTTGGGGAGAGGATCGCAAGCCCCCTCGTGACCCTCGTGGACGACCCCACCCTGGAGAAGGGCCTCCTCTCCCGCCCCTTTGACGCCGAGGGCACCCCTACGGAGCGCACCGTGGTGGTGGAGAAGGGGGTCTTTAAGACCTTCCTCCACAACCTGGAGACGGCCAGGGCCCTGGGCCAGAGGAACACGGGCCACGCCGCCCGGTCCTACCGGGAAACCCTCGAGGTCGCCCCCACCAACCTCTACCTGGAGCCCGTGGGGAACCTCCGCCTCACGGACGGGGTGGTGGTCACGGAGTTCATGGGCCTCCACGCCGGGGCAAACCCCGTGACCCTGGACTTCTCCTTACAGGCCCTGGGGCTTTGGGTGGAGGAGGGGGAGGTGCGGCACGCCGTGGAGAACTTCGCCGTCTCCGGAAACCTCCTGGAACTCCTCCAAGGGGTGGAGGCGGTGGGGGACGACCTGGACTGGCTCCTCCTGGACGCCGCCTACGGGAGCCCCACCGTGGCGGTGGCCGAGCTCTCCTTCGCCGGGGCGTGA
- a CDS encoding 2-hydroxyacid dehydrogenase, producing the protein MKVFVTRTLPGKALDRLRERGLQVEVHRGLFLPREELLRRVEGAVGLIPTVEDRIDAEVMDRAKGLKVIACYSVGVDHVDLEAAQKRGIRVTNTPGVLTEATADLTLALLLAVARRVVEGAAYARDGLWKAWHPELLLGLDLQGLTLGLIGMGRIGQAVAKRALAFGMRVVYHARTPKPLPYPFLSLEELLKEADVVSLHTPLTPETHRLLNRERLFAMKRGAILLNTARGALVDTEALVEALRSHLFGAGLDVTDPEPLPQGHPLYRLPNALVTPHIGSAGRTTRERMAEVAVENLLAVLEGREPPNPVV; encoded by the coding sequence ATGAAGGTCTTCGTCACCCGTACCCTTCCCGGGAAGGCCTTGGACCGCTTGCGGGAAAGGGGCCTACAGGTGGAGGTCCACCGGGGGCTCTTCCTCCCCCGGGAGGAGCTCCTAAGGCGGGTGGAGGGGGCGGTGGGCCTCATCCCCACGGTGGAGGACCGCATAGACGCCGAGGTGATGGACCGGGCCAAGGGCCTCAAGGTCATCGCCTGCTACAGCGTGGGGGTGGACCACGTGGACCTCGAGGCGGCCCAGAAGAGGGGCATCCGGGTCACGAACACCCCCGGGGTCCTCACCGAGGCCACCGCCGACCTCACCCTGGCCCTCCTCCTCGCCGTGGCCAGGCGGGTGGTGGAGGGGGCGGCCTACGCCCGGGATGGGCTCTGGAAGGCCTGGCACCCCGAGCTCCTTTTGGGCCTGGACCTCCAGGGCCTCACCCTCGGCCTCATCGGCATGGGCCGCATCGGCCAGGCGGTGGCCAAGAGGGCTTTGGCCTTCGGGATGCGGGTGGTCTACCACGCCCGCACCCCCAAGCCCCTCCCCTACCCCTTCCTCTCCCTGGAGGAGCTCCTTAAGGAGGCGGACGTCGTCTCCCTCCACACCCCCCTCACCCCGGAAACCCATAGGCTTTTAAACCGGGAACGGCTCTTCGCCATGAAGCGGGGGGCCATCCTCCTCAACACCGCCCGGGGGGCCCTGGTGGACACCGAGGCCCTGGTGGAGGCCTTAAGGAGCCACCTCTTCGGGGCGGGCCTGGACGTCACCGACCCCGAGCCCCTGCCCCAGGGCCACCCCCTCTACCGCCTCCCCAACGCCCTCGTCACCCCCCACATCGGCTCGGCGGGGAGAACGACCCGGGAGCGCATGGCCGAGGTGGCGGTGGAAAACCTCCTCGCCGTCCTAGAGGGGAGGGAGCCGCCAAACCCGGTAGTATAG
- a CDS encoding sulfite exporter TauE/SafE family protein, whose amino-acid sequence MGLLVGFLGGVFGGLVGLGGGTVMIPLMVGLLKLPQHKAHGTSLVAVFFTGLVGALTYGLQGSLAPKAALFLALTAILTARFGARFAHGLSENNLKRSFGWFLIAVSFLLLLRPYLAPLGLVRGELLQDLALLLAGSLTGFLSGMMGVGGGTIMVPAMVLLLGMPQHTAQGTSLLAMVPASLVGAHTHLRLGNVDRDLALGLVPGVLVGTFLGGELAHILPEGALRLVFAAVLVWTGWRYARAGR is encoded by the coding sequence ATGGGCCTTCTCGTCGGCTTCCTCGGCGGGGTCTTCGGCGGCCTCGTGGGCCTAGGCGGCGGCACGGTGATGATCCCCCTGATGGTGGGGCTTCTCAAGCTTCCCCAGCACAAGGCCCACGGCACGAGCCTGGTGGCCGTCTTCTTCACGGGGCTCGTGGGGGCCTTGACCTACGGCCTGCAGGGCTCCTTGGCCCCCAAGGCCGCGCTTTTCCTGGCCCTCACCGCCATCCTAACCGCCCGCTTCGGCGCCCGCTTCGCCCACGGCCTCTCCGAGAACAACCTCAAGCGGTCCTTCGGCTGGTTCCTCATCGCCGTGAGCTTCCTCCTTCTCCTCAGACCCTACCTCGCCCCCCTCGGCCTGGTGCGGGGCGAACTCCTCCAGGACCTCGCCCTCCTCCTCGCCGGAAGCCTCACCGGCTTCCTCTCGGGGATGATGGGGGTGGGCGGGGGGACGATCATGGTCCCGGCCATGGTCCTCCTCCTGGGGATGCCCCAGCACACCGCCCAGGGGACGAGCCTCCTCGCCATGGTCCCGGCGAGCCTGGTGGGCGCCCACACCCACCTGCGCCTGGGGAACGTGGACCGGGACCTCGCCCTAGGCCTCGTGCCCGGGGTCCTGGTGGGCACCTTCCTAGGGGGGGAGCTCGCCCACATCCTCCCGGAAGGCGCCTTGCGGCTCGTCTTCGCCGCCGTGCTCGTCTGGACGGGGTGGCGGTACGCCCGTGCAGGAAGGTAA
- the pyrR gene encoding bifunctional pyr operon transcriptional regulator/uracil phosphoribosyltransferase PyrR, translating to MRFKAELMNQEEMRRALYRIAHEIVEANKGTEGLALVGIHTRGIPLAGRIARFIAEFEGKEVPVGVLDITLYRDDLTEIGYRPQVRETRIPFDLTGKATVLVDDVLYTGRTARAALDALMDLGRPRRIYLAVLVDRGHRELPIRADFVGKNVPTSRSEVVKVKVVEVDGEDRVELWEKEEA from the coding sequence GTGCGCTTTAAGGCGGAGCTCATGAACCAAGAGGAGATGCGGCGGGCCCTCTACCGCATCGCCCACGAGATCGTGGAGGCCAACAAGGGGACGGAGGGCCTGGCCCTGGTGGGGATCCACACCCGGGGCATCCCCCTCGCAGGGCGCATCGCCCGCTTCATCGCGGAGTTTGAGGGGAAGGAGGTGCCCGTGGGGGTCTTGGACATCACCCTCTACCGGGACGACCTCACGGAGATCGGCTACAGGCCCCAGGTGCGGGAGACCCGGATCCCCTTTGACCTCACGGGGAAGGCCACCGTCCTGGTGGACGACGTCCTCTACACGGGCCGCACCGCCCGGGCCGCCTTAGACGCCCTCATGGACCTGGGAAGGCCAAGGCGCATCTACCTCGCGGTCCTCGTGGACCGGGGGCATAGGGAGCTTCCCATCCGGGCGGACTTCGTGGGGAAGAACGTCCCCACCTCCCGGAGCGAGGTGGTGAAGGTCAAGGTGGTGGAGGTGGACGGGGAGGACCGGGTGGAGCTTTGGGAAAAGGAGGAGGCATGA
- a CDS encoding aspartate carbamoyltransferase catalytic subunit, whose translation MRHLLDFQGWNRPEVESLLDTARVMREVLERPVKKVPALQGFTVATVFFEPSTRTRISFELAARRMSADVVSFAAQTSSLQKGESYKDTLLTLEAMGVDAYVIRADSAGVPHQATRWVKGAVINGGDGRRAHPTQALLDAYTLLEALGTLEGKKVAIVGDILHSRVARSNAELLPLLGAQVFCAGPPSLLPQSLPGVHLTPHLEEALEEADAVMVLRLQKERMEAGLVHLEDYIARYQVTERRLARAKPQAPLLHPGPMNRDVELEGSLADSARSLVNRQVQNGVAVRMAVLYHLLVGKGR comes from the coding sequence ATGAGGCACCTCCTGGACTTCCAAGGCTGGAACAGGCCTGAGGTGGAAAGCCTCCTGGACACCGCCCGGGTGATGCGGGAGGTCCTGGAGCGGCCCGTCAAGAAGGTCCCCGCCCTCCAGGGCTTCACCGTGGCCACGGTCTTCTTTGAGCCCTCCACCCGCACCCGCATCTCCTTTGAGCTCGCCGCCCGGCGCATGTCGGCGGACGTGGTCTCCTTCGCCGCCCAGACCAGTAGCCTCCAGAAGGGGGAAAGCTACAAGGACACCCTCCTCACCCTCGAGGCCATGGGGGTGGACGCCTACGTCATCCGGGCGGACAGCGCCGGGGTGCCCCACCAGGCCACCCGCTGGGTCAAGGGGGCCGTGATCAACGGGGGGGACGGCCGCCGCGCCCACCCCACCCAGGCCCTCCTGGACGCCTACACCCTCCTCGAGGCCCTGGGCACCTTAGAGGGCAAGAAGGTCGCCATCGTGGGGGACATCCTCCACTCCCGGGTGGCCCGCTCCAACGCCGAGCTCCTTCCCCTCCTCGGGGCCCAGGTCTTCTGCGCCGGCCCCCCGAGCCTCCTCCCCCAAAGCCTCCCCGGGGTCCACCTCACCCCCCACCTGGAGGAGGCCCTGGAGGAGGCGGACGCCGTCATGGTCCTCAGGCTCCAGAAGGAGCGCATGGAGGCGGGGCTCGTCCACCTGGAGGACTACATCGCCCGCTACCAGGTGACGGAAAGGCGCCTCGCCCGGGCCAAGCCCCAAGCCCCCCTCCTCCACCCCGGCCCCATGAACCGGGACGTGGAGCTGGAGGGCAGCTTGGCGGACTCGGCGAGGAGCCTGGTGAACCGCCAGGTGCAAAACGGGGTGGCGGTGCGCATGGCGGTGCTCTACCACCTTTTGGTGGGAAAAGGGAGGTGA
- a CDS encoding type II toxin-antitoxin system VapC family toxin, producing the protein MNSSPGNGAKVFFADTSALLYLVVDHPGEPFAWVRGLLREAPLAACDLFLPEAVAALRGRRDGGHLSPRGFRKAVRSLEELLPSLYLVESGLALMQAASLLAREHPLRGADAVHLAAMALFRQVSGVFLTLDRRQYRVAKVLVPTHPVPELEEA; encoded by the coding sequence ATGAACTCCTCACCCGGGAACGGCGCTAAGGTTTTCTTCGCCGACACCAGCGCCCTCCTCTACCTCGTGGTGGACCACCCCGGCGAGCCCTTCGCCTGGGTTCGGGGCCTCCTCCGGGAGGCCCCCCTGGCGGCCTGCGACCTCTTCCTTCCGGAAGCCGTGGCCGCCCTAAGGGGGCGCCGGGACGGGGGCCACCTGAGCCCGAGGGGCTTTCGGAAGGCGGTGCGGTCTCTGGAAGAGCTGCTCCCGAGCCTTTACCTCGTGGAAAGCGGCCTGGCCCTGATGCAGGCGGCAAGCCTCCTTGCCCGCGAGCATCCCTTGCGGGGGGCGGACGCCGTCCACCTGGCGGCCATGGCCCTTTTTCGCCAGGTTTCGGGGGTGTTCTTGACCCTGGACCGCAGGCAATACCGGGTGGCCAAGGTCCTGGTGCCCACCCACCCGGTGCCCGAACTGGAGGAAGCATGA
- a CDS encoding dihydroorotase: protein MILIRNVRLVDATGERGPLDVLIGEGRILSLEGGEAKQVVDGTGCFLAPGFLDLHAHLREPGEEVKEDLFSGLLAAVRGGYTDLVSMPNTKPPVDTPEAVRALKEKAKALGLARLHPAAALTLGQEGKHLAPAGLLREAGAVLLTDDGRTNEDAGVLAAGLLMAAPLGLPVAVHAEDAGLRRNGVMNDGPLADLLGLPGNPPEAEAARIARDLEVLRYALRRSQATPRLHVQHLSTKRGLELVREAKRGGLPVTAEATPHHLTLTEEALKAFDPLFKVAPPLRTREDREALVEGLLDGTLDAIATDHAPHTLSEKEMDLLRAPFGIPSLEVAFPLLYTELHLKRGFPLQRLVELFTDGPRRVLGLSPIHLEEGAEASLVLLSPKERPVDPRAFASKARYSPWAGWVLGGWPVLTLVEGRIVHEALK from the coding sequence ATGATCCTGATCCGAAACGTACGGCTCGTGGACGCTACGGGGGAACGCGGCCCCCTGGACGTCCTCATCGGCGAAGGGAGGATCCTCTCCCTGGAAGGCGGCGAGGCGAAGCAGGTGGTGGACGGCACGGGGTGCTTCCTCGCCCCGGGGTTTTTAGACCTCCACGCCCACCTCCGCGAGCCCGGGGAGGAGGTGAAGGAGGACCTCTTCTCGGGGCTTCTCGCGGCGGTGCGGGGCGGGTACACGGACCTCGTCTCCATGCCCAACACCAAGCCCCCTGTGGACACCCCGGAGGCGGTGCGGGCCCTCAAGGAGAAGGCCAAGGCCCTGGGCCTCGCAAGGCTCCACCCCGCGGCCGCCCTCACCCTGGGCCAGGAAGGGAAGCACCTCGCCCCGGCGGGGCTTCTCCGGGAGGCGGGGGCGGTCCTCCTCACGGACGACGGCCGCACCAACGAGGACGCCGGGGTCTTGGCGGCGGGGCTCCTCATGGCCGCGCCCCTAGGCCTCCCCGTGGCGGTGCACGCGGAGGACGCGGGCCTAAGGCGAAATGGGGTGATGAACGACGGGCCCTTGGCGGACCTCCTGGGCCTTCCCGGAAACCCCCCGGAGGCCGAGGCCGCCCGCATCGCCCGGGACCTCGAGGTCCTGCGCTACGCCTTAAGGCGAAGCCAGGCCACCCCCCGCCTCCACGTCCAACACCTCTCCACGAAGCGGGGCCTGGAGCTCGTCCGGGAGGCCAAGCGAGGGGGCCTCCCCGTGACCGCCGAGGCCACCCCCCACCACCTCACCCTCACGGAAGAGGCCCTAAAGGCCTTTGACCCCCTCTTCAAGGTGGCCCCGCCCCTCCGCACCCGGGAGGACCGGGAGGCCCTCGTGGAGGGGCTTCTTGACGGCACCCTGGACGCCATCGCCACCGACCACGCCCCCCACACCCTGTCGGAGAAGGAGATGGACCTCCTGAGGGCCCCCTTCGGCATCCCGAGCCTCGAGGTGGCCTTCCCCCTCCTTTACACCGAGCTCCACCTGAAGCGGGGCTTTCCCCTGCAAAGGCTCGTGGAGCTTTTCACCGACGGCCCCAGGCGGGTCCTGGGCCTTTCCCCTATTCACCTGGAGGAAGGGGCCGAGGCGAGCCTCGTCCTCCTCTCCCCCAAGGAGCGCCCCGTGGACCCCAGGGCCTTCGCCTCCAAGGCCCGCTACTCCCCCTGGGCGGGGTGGGTCCTCGGAGGGTGGCCCGTCCTCACCCTGGTGGAGGGGCGGATCGTCCACGAGGCGCTAAAATAG
- a CDS encoding Uma2 family endonuclease: protein MLKKLLEADAIGLRLEWVGGLPLWEAQPTYRHQKAVDRIRQSLRPKEGAPCACVHVATVYVRFPDGSYKRPDIAIFCREPEELDEAITLLPEAVVEVVSRGYEAKDLEIGPRFYLSQGVKDVVVFDPYTLLVLHLRRDGASRYVSPVELELEAGCLLTV, encoded by the coding sequence GTGCTGAAGAAGCTCCTGGAGGCGGATGCCATCGGCCTCAGGCTGGAGTGGGTGGGGGGGCTTCCCCTCTGGGAGGCCCAGCCCACCTACCGGCACCAGAAGGCGGTGGACCGGATCCGGCAAAGCCTCCGGCCCAAGGAGGGCGCCCCTTGCGCCTGCGTCCACGTGGCCACCGTCTACGTGCGCTTTCCCGACGGTTCCTACAAAAGGCCCGACATCGCCATCTTCTGCCGGGAACCCGAGGAGCTGGACGAGGCCATCACCCTTCTCCCCGAGGCGGTGGTGGAGGTGGTGAGCCGGGGCTACGAGGCCAAGGACCTGGAGATCGGCCCCCGCTTCTACCTCTCCCAGGGGGTGAAGGACGTGGTGGTCTTTGACCCCTACACCCTTCTCGTCCTCCACCTGCGCCGCGATGGGGCCTCACGCTACGTTTCCCCGGTGGAACTGGAGCTGGAGGCGGGCTGCCTCCTCACCGTCTGA